The Streptomyces racemochromogenes DNA segment GCGGACGTGGCCTGGCGCACCCGGCTCCTGGCCGCCCACGGCATCAAGGCGTGCCTGGCCGGCATCCACCCGGCGGCCCGCTGGTCGGGCACCGTCCTGGAGGTCGACGGGCCGCCCGGGTACGAGGTGCGCCTCGGCGGACGCGGGCTGCTGCTGATGCCGTCGCCGTTCTGGACGGGCCGGCCGCTGCTCGCGGAGGGCCCCGACGGGCCCGGCGGGCGGCCCCTGCTCATGTACCCGGCGCTGACCCCGCTGCCGCTGGTGCAGACTGCCCCGTCCGGCGGGCCGGCGGGGGCCGCGCTGGACGCGCTGCTGGGGCGGACCCGGGCGGCGGTGCTCCGGCTGCTGGTCCAGCAGCGGACTACGAGCGAGCTGGCCCGGGACCTGGACGTCAGCCTCCCGTCGGTCTCGGAGCACACCCGCACCCTGCGCGCGGCGGGGCTGATCACCACCGAGCGGGACGGGAAGGCGGTGCTCCACTCGGTGACGGGCCTGGGCGCGGAACTCCTGCGCAACGGCGGCTGAGGCCCCCCGGGCGGGCCGCCGGACGCCCTGTGGGGTGCCCGCGGGGAGGCCTTCCGGAGGCCCGGCGGGCCCACTGGAGGCCGCTTGAGGCTGCTTGAGGCCCGCTGGAGGTCCGCTGGAGCTTTCGGGCACCGCCGAAAGGATCGCCGGAGCGGCCCGCCCTCCCGCACCATCGGGAGCGGCGGGGGACCCACGGGGGAGGTCCCCCGCCCCGTCTATCCCCGGCCGCCGGCCCCGGCGGCCCGGCGGCGGCGCCACAGGGCGGTGCCCGCGGCCGCCACCGCCAGGGCCGCGAGCCCGTACGCGTACAGCAGCGCCGGGTCGGGGCGGTAGGCCAGGCAGAGCCGGATCCCGGCGAAGAACGGGACGCCGATCAGGGCCCAGCGGCCGTCGTAGTCGATCCCGGACGTCGCCCACTGGAGCAGCAGGGCGGCGAGGAACGTCAGCACCGCCCACGCGCCGAGGTAGGGCCACGGCGACCCCGGCAGAGGCTCCATCGGCAGCCCGGTGGCCGCCCACCGGTACACGGCGTACCCGGCGCCGGTCATCACCGCCGCCATCACGAGCGCCGCCGCCGGTACGCGCAGCCACACGGGCGCGCTCCACGAGGGCTCGGGGGCGGCCGCGGGGTCGGGGTCGGTCTCGTGGCCGGCGTCGGGCCGGGGGGTGCTGTTCTCCATGCCCCGGTAGACCGCGCCCGCCGCCCCCTGGGTTGTCAGGTACGGGCAAATACCCCGGTTCGCGGCGGAAAGCGTCCGAAAACGCTCGCCCGCGGCTCCTCGGGACGGTCCGCGCCCGACCGGGAATGCTCCGGACGGGTGAGCTGTTCCGTGCGGTGTGGCAGAAAGTTCGAGTTTCAACTAAACTCGACGCAGAAGGAGGTCCTGACCATGCCCGCAGTGACTGTTGAGAACCCGTTGACCCTTCCGCGCGTGGCCGAGCCCCAGACGGCCGCCGCCCGCAAGGTGCTCGCCGTGACCACGGCTCCCGGGGGGTTCGAGGGCGAGGGCTTCCCGGTGCGCCGCGCCTTCGCCGGGATCGACTACAAGCACCTCGACCCGTTCATCATGATGGACCAGATGGGCGAGGTGGAGTACGCGCCGGGCGAGCCGAAGGGCACCCCCTGGCACCCGCACCGCGGCTTCGAGACCGTCACGTACCTGCTCGACGGGACCTTCGTCCACCAGGACAGCAACGGCGGCGGCGGAGTCATCAACGACGGCGACACCCAGTGGATGACCGCCGGCTCGGGCCTCCTGCACATCGAGGCCCCGCCGGAGCACCTCGTCGTCAGCGGCGGGCTCTTCCACGGCCTCCAGCTGTGGGTGAACCTCCCGGCCTCGGACAAGATGATGCCCCCGCGCTACCAGGACATCGGCGGCGGCAAGGTCAAGCTGCTCACCACCCCCGACGGCGGCGCGCTGCTCCGCGTCATCGCCGGTGAGCTGGACGGGCACGAGGGCCCGGGCATCACCCACACCCCGATCACGATGATCCACGCGACCGTCACCCCGGGCGCGCAGCTCACCCTGCCGTGGCGCGAGGACTTCAACGCCCTCGCGTACGTCATGGCCGGCCGGGGCACCGTGGGCACCGACCGCAGGCCGGTCCACACCGGGCAGACGGTCGTCTTCGGCGAGGGCGGCTCCCTCACCGTCCGCGCGGACGAGTCCCAGGACTCCCACACCCCGGACCTGGAGATCGTCCTGCTCGGCGGCCGCCCCATCCGCGAGCCGATGGCGCACTACGGGCCGTTCGTCATGAACACCCGGCACGAACTCCAGCAGGCCTTCGACGACTTCCAGGCGGGCCGCCTGGGCCGGATCCCCACCACCGCCCGGACGGGACTGGGCCACCGCGGCGCCGGCGAGGCCGAAGAGGACTGACCCCCACCGCCCTCAGCACCCCGGACGGGCAACAACCCGTCCGGGGCCGCTTCGTGGAGGTGGCGACGAGAGCGGCGGAAAGTGCCGTCGGGCTGTCGGACCGGCGTGCAAGCATGGTCGCGTG contains these protein-coding regions:
- a CDS encoding ArsR/SmtB family transcription factor; this translates as MHFTAEDLLDVTFAAEPLPLLELAMALVAWQRTDEPAVFGPWRRRVCRALPGRARGPLRELLRPDGQNPQFIEPYATTLEEGLAAVREAGALLTGDQLATAAARAPGGGASWLRDLWDQDREAWDQLGGAIGSAYEVVIAPYWPHIRQSFRADVAWRTRLLAAHGIKACLAGIHPAARWSGTVLEVDGPPGYEVRLGGRGLLLMPSPFWTGRPLLAEGPDGPGGRPLLMYPALTPLPLVQTAPSGGPAGAALDALLGRTRAAVLRLLVQQRTTSELARDLDVSLPSVSEHTRTLRAAGLITTERDGKAVLHSVTGLGAELLRNGG
- a CDS encoding pirin family protein — its product is MPAVTVENPLTLPRVAEPQTAAARKVLAVTTAPGGFEGEGFPVRRAFAGIDYKHLDPFIMMDQMGEVEYAPGEPKGTPWHPHRGFETVTYLLDGTFVHQDSNGGGGVINDGDTQWMTAGSGLLHIEAPPEHLVVSGGLFHGLQLWVNLPASDKMMPPRYQDIGGGKVKLLTTPDGGALLRVIAGELDGHEGPGITHTPITMIHATVTPGAQLTLPWREDFNALAYVMAGRGTVGTDRRPVHTGQTVVFGEGGSLTVRADESQDSHTPDLEIVLLGGRPIREPMAHYGPFVMNTRHELQQAFDDFQAGRLGRIPTTARTGLGHRGAGEAEED